A DNA window from Theobroma cacao cultivar B97-61/B2 chromosome 5, Criollo_cocoa_genome_V2, whole genome shotgun sequence contains the following coding sequences:
- the LOC18597452 gene encoding PRA1 family protein B4, whose amino-acid sequence MSSSAPPVLPISTTQSAESQPPVATPAFRVFISHLNDSLRSGFSQRRPWSELVDRSAFSKPESFSEAALRVRKNYSYFRVNYLSVIGLILAFSLLSHPFSLLLLLGLLCSWIFLYLFRPADQPLVLFGRTFSDRETLGILIIFSVFVVFLTTVGSLLISALMVGFGLVCAHGAFRVPEDLFLDEQEPAATGFLSFLGGAASNAAAAAAPAVAARV is encoded by the coding sequence ATGTCTTCCTCAGCTCCACCCGTCCTCCCGATCTCAACTACCCAATCCGCCGAATCCCAACCTCCCGTCGCCACTCCCGCGTTTCGGGTTTTCATTTCCCACCTCAATGATTCCCTCCGCAGTGGGTTCTCCCAGCGTCGTCCCTGGTCCGAACTTGTTGACCGTTCCGCTTTCTCCAAGCCTGAGTCGTTCTCTGAAGCCGCGCTCCGTGTCCGCAAGAATTACTCGTATTTCCGAGTCAATTATCTGTCGGTTATTGGTCTGATTCTTGCCTTTTCGCTTCTTTCCCATCCCTTCTCCCTTCTCCTCCTTCTGGGTCTCCTCTGCTCCTGGATCTTCCTCTACCTCTTCCGCCCCGCTGATCAACCTCTCGTCCTCTTCGGCCGTACTTTCTCCGACCGCGAGACACTTGGTATCCTCATCATCTTTAGCGTCTTCGTCGTCTTCCTTACCACCGTCGGATCTCTCCTCATTTCCGCTCTCATGGTTGGATTCGGACTCGTCTGTGCTCACGGCGCCTTCAGGGTCCCAGAGGATCTATTCTTGGACGAGCAAGAACCAGCAGCCACCGGTTTCTTGTCCTTCCTTGGTGGTGCTGCCTCCAATGCCGCCGCTGCAGCTGCCCCTGCTGTTGCCGCTCGTGTCTGA